A stretch of Plasmodium vinckei vinckei genome assembly, chromosome: PVVCY_05 DNA encodes these proteins:
- a CDS encoding glutamine--fructose-6-phosphate aminotransferase [isomerizing], putative yields the protein MKSKLNAFLKRLLNKFENDFESNKKAYVTYFKKKLYNDENIKNIRYNEFGMRYMFSPKSANNFYSQDMENIIGCSGRNKSGNGYSSKHLSLHPFQTYGISNKDLFLAMLAILGMYEIMNSKDEKGKKKKNFFLNFLFPKNKASCCGIMAYLGDGDASKILIDGIEILQNRGYDSCGMSTIDKSNSLKTTKYASSSATNAIEKLRGNYMTSHKNDNIGIAHTRWATHGSKTDENAHPHIDYKERISLVHNGMIENYRELKKFLVQKNIPFKSNTDTEVVANLIGYFLDQKQTFQDAVVSSIKQLEGTWSFCIIHKDFPDEMILAANGSPLHIGIKDNEMFVASEHSALFAFTNEYISLKNGEIMSINKNNINNLKMIKKFDNIPEIVIQKTPDPYPHWTIKEIHEQSISLSKSLNNGGRFNLQNNTVKLGGLDPYVDELKNIENIILIGCGTSYYAALFCKYIMNYLHCFNTVQVMDPSDFNISSIPKEKEGIIFISQSGETRDVIKACKLAEYFNLKKLSVINSVGSTIANMTGRGVYLNAGREVGVASTKCFTSEVSVLTLIALWFFQNKQNINSNNKVSSLINSLYRLPLYADTTIKSCEDTCKALSHKLSNAKSMFIIGNGLSYPIALEGALKIKEIAYIHCEGSTGNALKHGPYALLGGNDNIPVIMLIFNDGTKNSMISIGEQIKSRGAHIICLTDDANLCNHFADDIILIPNNGMLTSLLAVIPLQMLAYYMSVHLGHNPDKPRSLAKTVTV from the coding sequence ATGAAGTCAAAATTAAATGCCTTTCTGAAGCGGCTTTTAAATAAGTTTGAAAATGATTTCGAGTCAAACAAAAAAGCATATGTCACTtattttaagaaaaaattatacaatgatgagaatattaaaaatataagataTAATGAATTTGGAATGCGATATATGTTTTCACCAAAATCAgccaataatttttatagccaagatatggaaaatattattggaTGTAGTGGAAGGAATAAAAGTGGCAACGGATATAGTAGTAAACACTTATCATTGCATCCATTTCAAACATATGGAATATCAAACaaagatttatttttagctATGCTAGCTATTTTGGGTATGTATGAAATTATGAACAGCAAGGACGAAAAgggcaaaaaaaaaaaaaatttttttttaaattttttatttccaaaGAATAAAGCTAGCTGTTGTGGTATTATGGCATATTTAGGTGATGGAGATGcctcaaaaatattaatagatggtattgaaatattacaaaatagAGGATATGATTCATGTGGTATGTCAACAATTGATAAAAGTAATTCATTAAAAACAACAAAATATGCAAGTAGTTCAGCAACCAATGCTATTGAAAAATTACGTGGAAATTACATGACCAgtcataaaaatgataatattggTATTGCACACACAAGATGGGCAACACATGGAAGTAAAACTGATGAAAATGCACACCCCCATATAGATTATAAAGAAAGAATTAGTCTTGTACATAATGGAATGattgaaaattatagagaattaaaaaaatttttagtacaaaaaaatattccatTCAAATCAAATACTGATACAGAAGTTGTTGCAAATTTAATTGGATATTTTTTAGATCAAAAACAAACTTTTCAAGATGCTGTTGTATCATCTATAAAACAATTAGAAGGGACTTGGagtttttgtattattcaCAAAGATTTTCCTGATGAAATGATATTAGCAGCAAATGGATCACCATTACATATAGGTATAAAAGATAATGAAATGTTTGTAGCTTCTGAACATTCTGCATTATTTGCTTTTactaatgaatatatatcattaaaaaaCGGAGAAATCATgtcaataaataaaaataatattaataatttaaaaatgatcaaaaaatttgataatatacCAGAAATCGTTATACAAAAAACACCAGATCCATATCCACATTGGACAATTAAAGAAATACATGAACAATCTATAAGTCTATCAAAATCTTTAAACAATGGTGGAAGATTTAATCTTCAAAATAATACTGTTAAATTAGGTGGTTTAGATCCATATGTAGATgagttaaaaaatatagaaaacataattttaatcGGTTGTGGTACATCATATTATGCCgcattattttgtaaatatattatgaattatttacattGTTTTAATACTGTACAAGTTATGGATCCTAGtgattttaatatatcttcTATtccaaaagaaaaagaaggaattatatttatatcacaAAGTGGAGAAACACGAGATGTTATTAAAGCTTGTAAGTTAGcagaatattttaatttaaaaaaattatcagtAATTAATTCAGTAGGATCAACTATTGCTAATATGACTGGTCGTGGTGTATATCTAAATGCAGGTCGAGAAGTTGGTGTTGCATCAACAAAATGTTTTACATCAGAAGTTTCTGTATTAACATTAATAGCTTTATggttttttcaaaataaacaaaatataaattcaaataataaagttaGTTCTCTaattaattcattatatagATTACCACTATATGCAGATACAACTATCAAATCATGTGAAGATACATGTAAAGCATTATCACATAAATTATCCAATGCAAAATCAATGTTTATCATCGGAAATGGATTAAGCTATCCAATAGCTTTAGAAGGtgcattaaaaattaaagaaattgcatatatacattgtGAAGGCTCAACTGGAAATGCTCTTAAACATGGCCCTTATGCATTATTGGGAGGAAATGACAACATACCTGTAATTATgcttatatttaatgatggtacaaaaaattcaatGATTAGTATTGGTGAGCAAATCAAATCAAGGGGTGCacatattatatgcttAACTGATGATGCAAACCTTTGTAATCATTTTGCTGATGACATTATATTGATACCAAATAACGGAATGCTTACATCACTACTTGCAGTTATACCATTACAAATGCTAGCTTATTATATGAGCGTTCATTTGGGGCACAATCCCGACAAACCTCGATCGCTAGCAAAAACTGTTACGGTATAG
- a CDS encoding ATP synthase mitochondrial F1 complex assembly factor 2, putative, which produces MKRKKIQSNIFHIFKKNNSSFICFGEGKYNLKKFENLKKIDLKKNENINKIEIFIDGKKLLTNNKNVFAVQNMDLAFLVKLELLRNSKEMNILKMPLTLFMNNLIDFINPKEGLGVKTKNINTIQTEHNNNYQINNIEKEEKNNTHNHVNNVDKDLDNCRNGTEEFLSSFSNCNIKERAHFDIQRTLIEKNIYDHFKTDLIFYRSDEINSFGTEKKKYMDLEKSINLPNSVNYLENYKIKNLREEENNIYNKFMNMFEDIHKIKLNSAKNFETPEQDEHVHKTIQNLIKNMNNSEIFIFYKCTQILNSFIFSYLFLKGYINYKDVYRYCNLEYIYQFSKWGYVYDINSVKDSSSLLTLSSLMLIMRAINTKTENHINKLGDS; this is translated from the coding sequence ATGAagaggaaaaaaatacaaagtaatatatttcatatttttaaaaagaataatagttcttttatttgttttggtgaaggaaaatataatttaaagaaatttgagaatttaaaaaaaatcgatttaaaaaaaaatgaaaatattaacaagatagaaatatttattgatggaaaaaaattattaacaaacaataaaaatgtgtttGCAGTTCAAAATATGGACCTAGCTTTTCTTGTAAAATTAGAATTACTGCGAAATAGTAAagaaatgaatattttaaaaatgccTTTAACATTGTTtatgaataatttaattgattttataaatccAAAAGAGGGATTAGGTGTaaagacaaaaaatataaacacaATTCAAACtgaacataataataattatcaaattaataatattgaaaaagaagaaaagaACAACACACACAATCATGTTAATAATGTGGACAAAGACTTAGATAACTGTAGAAATGGAACAGAAGAATTTTTATCAAGCTTTTCAAATTGCAACATTAAAGAAAGGGCACACTTCGATATACAACGGACTTtgatagaaaaaaatatttatgatcACTTCAAAActgatttaattttttataggagtgatgaaataaattctTTTGGGacagagaaaaaaaaatatatggattTAGAGAAATCTATAAATCTACCAAATAGTGTTAATTATttggaaaattataaaataaaaaacttacgtgaagaagaaaataatatttataataaatttatgaatatgTTTGAAgatattcataaaataaaattaaatagcgctaaaaattttgaaaccCCTGAACAAGATGAACATGTTCATAAAACAATTCAAAATttgattaaaaatatgaacaattcagaaatttttattttttataaatgcacacaaattttaaattcatttatatttagttatttatttttaaaaggttacataaattataaagatGTCTATCGGTATTGCAACctggaatatatataccagTTTTCAAAATGGGGATATGTATACGATATCAATAGTGTAAAGGATTCAAGTTCGCTACTAACATTGTCATCTTTAATGTTAATTATGAGAgcaataaatacaaaaacaGAAAATCATATTAACAAGTTAGGCGATAGCTAA